Part of the Myxococcota bacterium genome is shown below.
CGGCTTGCAGCCGGCCACGCCCGAGGACGAGGCGCGCGCCGTGCAGTGGAGCTTCTGGGCCATGACCGAGCTCGAGCCGCAACTCATGGTCGTGCTCATGAACCGCCTGTTCCTGCCGCCCAACCAGCGCGATCTCTCGGCGGCCAACGCCGCCGAGGAGAAGCTCGGCCCGGCGCTGGGCGTGCTCGAGGGCGCGCTCGCGGGCAAGCAGTATCTGCTCGGCCCCATCTTCACGATCGCCGACCTGAACGTGGCGTCGGTGCTCGCCTGGGCGCTGTTCGCCAAGGTCGACCTGGCGAAGTCGCCCAACGTGAAGCGCTGGCTGCAGGAGTGCGTGGCGCGGCCGGCGTTCGCCGCGGCGCGCAACGGCTGACTAGCGCAGCGGCGGCGCGTCGGGGCGGCTGAAGCGCGGCAGGAAGCGGAAGATCTCCTCCGCCGCGCGGATCACCTTCGTCTCGGGCCCGATCACCAGCGCCGACAGCCACGAGTGACCCCCGGGCCAGCCGTGACCCGGCCCGTGCATGCGCCAGAGCAGCACGTCGGCGCCGTTCGCGCACGGCCCGAAGTCGACCAGCTCCGCGCTGTGTGACTCGAGCTTGCGCTGGTCGACGACCTTGCCTTCGCCCGTGCAGCCGTCGCGCCCGCGCCAGCGCGCGAGCGTGTCGTCGACGGAGCGGAAGCTCTGGTGGTGGCTGATGAACGCCAGCGTGCGCGACTCGCCGCCCGCGTAGCTGGCGCGCGGGTCGTCGACGCTGTGGATGTGCAGCACCGGGACCGGCGGCCCGCTCGGGAACGAGTCACTCATGTCCGGCCCCGCCACCGAGACCACCGCCGCGATGCGCGCCCCCTCCCGCGCGGCGAGCCGGTAGGCCATCATGCCGCCGTTCGAGTGACCCACGGCGTAGATGCGCGTGCGGTCCAGGTCGAGGTCGCGCGCCAGGTCGGCGAGCAGCGCGACCGCGAAGCCCACGTCGTCGACGTGCTCGGCCTGCGCCTCGCCGCAGCACGTGCCGGCGTTCCAGGTGAGCAGGCGGTGGTCGAGCTTGCCGCTGCCGTCGGGATACGCGACCGCCCAGCCGAGCGCGTCGGCCTGTGCGTCGAGGCCGGCGGCGCGCTGGAAGTCCTTCGCGTCGCCGCCGCCGCCGTGGAAGGCGAGCACGAGCGGCAGCGGCACGTGCCGGGCGTAGTCGGGTGGCAGGTGCAGCAGGTAGTGACGCGTGCCCCCGCCGAAGCCGAGCTCCTGGGCGAAGTCGCCCGAGCGCGGATAGCGCGGTGACTGGGCCGGAGGCCGCGGCTGCTGCGGCGTGCACGCGAGCCACGGCACCGCGCATGCCAGCACCACGCATCTCAGCGCCGCGCGCAAAGTCCGCGAGTCGCCCCCCATCGGCGCTGCAGTATAGGCTGGCAGCATGAGGGTGACACGCGTGCTGTCGGCATGCCTGTGCGCGGCGGCGCTGGTCGCGGGCTGCCGCAGGCCGCAGGTCGAGCCGAGGGGCGAGCTCGCGGGCGCGTGGCTGCGCGAGCCCGAGGTCACCCAAGGCTTCGAGCTCCGGCAGGACGGCGCGCTGGCGTTGCTCGGCCAGCCCGAGCGCAGCGGGCTGGCCTGGAACGCGACTCACGGCGAGCTCGTGCTCTCCACCAACAGCGCCGAGCGCGTGGAGTCGAGCGTCGCGCGGCTGCGCGTCGCGTCGCTCGGGCCCGAGGCGCTGGTGCTCGAGGCCGACGGCGAGCCGTTCGCCGGCCGCTATCGCCGCGCGCAGGCCGCGCACGTGCGCGGCGTGCTCACCTACCGCGAGCGCACGGCGCTGCCGCCCGACGCGCGCGTGGTCGTGCAGCTGACACAG
Proteins encoded:
- a CDS encoding glutathione S-transferase family protein, yielding MVRLYGVRQSRAARSLWALEELGVPYELVSTNIGTETQSPGYKAINPNRRIPALVDGDLTLFESMAINLYLAKKYDKGGLQPATPEDEARAVQWSFWAMTELEPQLMVVLMNRLFLPPNQRDLSAANAAEEKLGPALGVLEGALAGKQYLLGPIFTIADLNVASVLAWALFAKVDLAKSPNVKRWLQECVARPAFAAARNG
- a CDS encoding alpha/beta fold hydrolase, whose translation is MLACAVPWLACTPQQPRPPAQSPRYPRSGDFAQELGFGGGTRHYLLHLPPDYARHVPLPLVLAFHGGGGDAKDFQRAAGLDAQADALGWAVAYPDGSGKLDHRLLTWNAGTCCGEAQAEHVDDVGFAVALLADLARDLDLDRTRIYAVGHSNGGMMAYRLAAREGARIAAVVSVAGPDMSDSFPSGPPVPVLHIHSVDDPRASYAGGESRTLAFISHHQSFRSVDDTLARWRGRDGCTGEGKVVDQRKLESHSAELVDFGPCANGADVLLWRMHGPGHGWPGGHSWLSALVIGPETKVIRAAEEIFRFLPRFSRPDAPPLR
- a CDS encoding YbaY family lipoprotein, producing MRVTRVLSACLCAAALVAGCRRPQVEPRGELAGAWLREPEVTQGFELRQDGALALLGQPERSGLAWNATHGELVLSTNSAERVESSVARLRVASLGPEALVLEADGEPFAGRYRRAQAAHVRGVLTYRERTALPPDARVVVQLTQIGVGPVATQAFVARSAVPLGFELALVPRAGARYELTARIGERERSWFATPQPLAATPDGPDLEVLLRSAR